The sequence below is a genomic window from Phoenix dactylifera cultivar Barhee BC4 chromosome 8, palm_55x_up_171113_PBpolish2nd_filt_p, whole genome shotgun sequence.
AATAGGTCTTCCCATCTTCCTCTACTTGCTCTGCTAAAGACTGGTTGATTTGGCTGTATTTTATGGCGGCTTGCAAAGTAGAAAAATGAGTTgttaggttttaattactatcaaattatttctaatttttagaTATAACAACATTAGCAATTCTAATTTTTATGGGTACTGTTGATGGATATCCTTGGGGCAACTGTTAAGAGTAATGTTGGCTTTACTCAATAACATATCAATATCTGATTGGAACTTCAAAGAGGAGATTTGACTTAAACAAATTTTCTGCAACACCCCATGTTCCTAATATGTGTCGCTTATACCCAATATGTGATTTCTCTGTCGTCAAGACAAATCTAAACTACTCATAtggtgagaagaaaaggaatgctgtagtgTCAGTAAAAGATGTGATTGAGATGGAGAAACAGGGAGAGATTTTATGGGGAaaattttaagatttttttaataataaaaaaattgacttTGCATAGTTAGATTCCTAGTGAAAATGGAAAAAAGGTCATTAGTTAATTAACAAGGGCTTCACATTAGAGGATGCTGCTAGGGTATCCATTGATACTTCTCAATAAGGGTAAGGTATATTGTTCTGGGGACATCTTTGGAATGTTCTAGAAGTGCCTCATGTGTTTGCACATGCCAAATTGTCATTGTTGAATAGTATTGTAATGGGATTAGGGGCATAAATGTTTTCTCATAAAAATATATCAGTTTACTTTTCGGTCATATCTATTTTCTTCAAGATTGTTTGGATTCagtatattttctgattttacctcctttcttcttccacaGAGTGTGTGAATGTGCAGATCGAATGAACAACGTATCCATTCTCTATTTAACTTTGACCCAAAATCATAATTATATctttttaaatttgattttCTGATTTAGAATTACATTATACGGTATTAGGGTAGATTGATTCAACACCATGGAGGCTTTTTAAACCTCTAAGTAAGATTATGCAGGAAAACCACAACTTGCTTGACTATATTGATGACAACGAGGATATGCTTAGGTTTTTCTCTATATTAAGTGgcgatgaagatggaatagattATACCGGGCACTAAATAAGGAATAGAGAATTGAAGGTTCAGATGTGGATAAATTTGTCGCCTCCCATTTGATGGAAGACAATGTGATTGCTTTATAGACTTAATGGATTGCAGTTTGATTGTTGGAAGATTTTAACATGGTAGAAACAAGAATCATGAAGGATACAGCCATGAAGAACAAGAATAGAAGCACCATGCAAGATCCAGTTCTTAGTTTAAGTAATAATGCCCATGAAAAAGTAGAACTAATCCTATTCGGTTGTGATATATTGGATCCTTGGCCATATTATTTGATGGTGGATGGGATGCTTCATGATTGTGATATAGTGAAGTAACCACCCCAGGGATCCAATTATGAGAAAAGTCAGCACTAGCTTTGTTATTAGACCATGAAGTTGAGGCTGATTGCAAAGTCTTGAAGCAAGACTGGTGGAGCAGAAGTGCGTTTTCCTGACTAGATTTATAGATGATGTTTAAAGTAGAACTTTCAATCACTTGAGATTTATTAAATTTTCTCTGGAAAACAATTAAGGTTCATAAATTGAAATGAGCACTTTTCTTGGCTTATCATACGAAAATCATCTTTTAGACGGTTCTAAAGAGCTGAAAGGGTTGTCTAGACGAAGTTACTATGGATCGAGACTTTTGTGCTTGGAATTACATTACCTCCACTGGGAACAGCTTTACTTGGACTCAAATATAGCTCTAATAAATGAGCCAGTTGTGATAAGTTGGTGTAATTCAACCCATGGTCTTCATAGAGCACAAATTGTGTTCAAGCTCAAGCTACTTGTAACTTTTATATTtacaaccaaaaaaaatcaacaacTGGAATTTCAGGCAATTGGATTATATGCAACCAAGAACACCCATTGCAATTTCCATCATTTACAAAAAGCAAGTTAAATCAAAGCCGTACAACATATTGGTGTCTGCTTAGTGTTACAGCTTACGACagtaataaaaattaaaatctcATGTACCACAAGTGAAGTTTCGGCTGAAACTGAGTAGTTCCGGTCTAGTAGGTCAGTTTCAGCCTAAACTGACTAAAACTagccataatatttttttaaagcttTTTTATGTTCTCTGTCATATATTTAtcatttctttgtttattaGGTACATCATCTATATAGTACCAATATTTAATGGATTTCCTTTTTTCTTGAGTTAAAAAGGGATATGTAGTAAATACAATTCTTGATGGCCAAGGCTTCTAATGGCCTTTAATCTTAGAACAGTAAAAAGATTACTTTAAACAACtaaatacaacattatttcaaaggcattctttttataataataaataaaacattTCATAACTTCTTGGACTGGTGAGGAGCCATCTCAGGTGTATTGTTCTCACTATCAATACTCGCACCCACATTATGATAATGATGATGGCCACTGCTATGTGCATCAGTCACCTTGCAATAGTATGTGGTATTAAATAGGTaaacataatttattttatgctcCTATGTACTTATCTTGTTTGTTTGTGCTTGATTATTTTATATCATCTTATAATTTAGTTAAGATATTGGTCCATTCATGTAATATATTTAGTGTCGATTCAACATAGTTTAATTTCAGATTGAAGCTACCAAACTATATAAACAATGATCATAGATAACTTCAAACACAATTAAACTGATAGAAAATGTTTTGCCTATGGTTTAACTTCATTTGAAACTACTCGAACTGTATAAGTTATGAACGTAGATAATTTAAAATACAATCAAATGATGGAAAATAATTtaccttgattttgtttttcctttttttatttttttagattttttgtaGCTTTTTTGGCCGAAACTCCGAACCTGAGTGAAATTGCTGTAACTACCAAAATACTCTACCAAAGGGACCAAAACCAAATTTTAAAAACTTGGAAGGCATGGCATATAAGAACTTTAGGATGCATAAATCCATAAACCATGATTCAGTGATGTCTATATCTTGCTTTTTTTCGTAGTTAGAGCTTCACAGTTCATCACTGCTCCTTATGTTTCGAAATGTTGGTGAACAGTACTGGAGTAATTATAAATTAGAATAGCTTGTCCTAGAATGGGCCAGCATTCATGAAAAGCTACAGACATTCTAGCTTGTCCTATCATGCCTTCAGCCAACATTTCTTTTACTGTTTATAAGAGTTCAATTTATCACTTCTAGCTTATCCTAGCAAAAGGACTCCTATTTAGCTAATTGTTATTTTGCCCATTACTTCTCACAGCAAGAAATTCAAAGGTGCCTTAAAGCACCAATGATCTTGTTGCTAGGATACCATAAATTTGCAGTGGGCAGGTAATAGATACAATACTCTTCAGTTTATGAATGCATAAACTGAATAATAAGATTCTATATCTGGGCATATCTTCTTTGTGCTTTATTTGTTTATtgatttttctattatttttcacCTGAATATATAACCACATGCAGTTGACCAGAACCATGGTAGAGGGGACCGTTATAGCTGTTTGCCAATTTGGTGGAGATTTTGTCTCAAATGATGATGGAACTATCTCTTACAGTGGTGGAGAAGCTCATGCAATAGATATCAGCCGTGACATGAAGTTTGATGATCTCAAGTCAGAATTAACGAGTATGTTTAATATTGACAGTAGTCCCTTGTCTATCAAGTACTTTCTTCCAGGCAACCAACGAACTCTTATCACAATATCTAGTGACAAAGATCTAAGGCGCATGGTTGATTTTAATATGGGTTCTATAACAACAGACCTATACATCTCAAGTAAGGTTGACAGCAGGTAACCTAGAAACAATACTCTGTTTTCATCACCCTTTAAAAGATATATGAGTTTCCAAATACAATCATTCTTTAATTTGCATGAGTTGCAcctctattttctttttgttgtgaATTTGCAAGGACTGTATTCTTTTCTAGGGCACACAGGAATATTGCAGCTGACTCAGGTACTTCTATAGTTGACAAAGTTGGTGCTGTCTGCAGTGTCAGATCAGAGAGGCTTACAGCTGTCAATGGAAGTAGCAAAAGGTATATATACTCCAGTTATTACTTTCTAAGTTCTTGCTATCTACATTGTGTTTAATAACTTTAATTAATAAACTTGTACTCTTTTAGGGCGCCTAGGGGTAGGATTTCTGTAGTAGGTGCAAATACCCATAAAGTTGACTGGTTCCACTGCTGAAAATATTAGACAGTTGAAAGTAAACACTGCAGGAATAAGTAATGGGAGGTATATTTTACAAAATTACTCTGCTTTGTATATCTGATTCATATCTTCTGTATCAACATGAAACATATGCTTTACTCGAGTTATTAGGGGACTAGGATCTACGAAGAACTGTATCACAAATATACTTGTATCTTTACCTTTCCTTTGTAGTATGGTttcttaatatgttattttgtgTTTCCTATCATAATTATGTTGGCTACGTATACATGGCCGCTGCTGAATTTTTCTAGGTTCTGTCTTGTAATTTTGGTCTTTTGCAATTAAACCAGTTTAAGAAGTTTTCAGGATCAGACTTAAAATTGGAAAATAGTGAGTACTTGTTTTGAGTTGTCTAAATGCTTTTCTTCCCTTGCATTACTTTTTAATTCTTACATTGCAACTAGGATTGTTGCAGCTGATTCAGTTACACTTTCTGCCTCTTCCCCGACTGTGGACATTGTTGAACAGCAGAGATTTGTCACTGATGACAATATTGAAGACAGGTATGCCATAAGATCTCCTCAGGTTAGCTGCTTGATCCCACGAACAAAATCACTTGGAATGCATGTTTCTGTAGGGCAACTCACAGATCCCTAGCTGACTCAAGCACCCCTATCATCATAGCTGTAGATGCTGCTGAGAATGCTGGACCACAGTCTGCTCCTTGGGATTGTGTTATTACTGAAGTCGGGCAAGAATTTGATAACGTGAAAGCCTTTCGTGATGAACTGTGTAAATATGCTTTTGTCAAAGGTTTTGCATACAAATATATAAAGAATGACAATGTTCGCGTAACTGTTAAATGCACTGTAGAGACTTGTCCATGGCGGATACATGCTTCAGGGTCAGCTCGTAAGCAGAAGTTTATAATCAAGAAATTCAACAATGTACACACATGTGGAGCTGGAAGTGGTGATGATGGTCACCAACGAGCAACAAGGCATTGGTTAGCAAGGATTGTAAAGGAAAAATTACTGGATAATCCACAGTCAAAGCCCAGAGATATTGCAAGAGATATTTATCGAGATTATGGAATTAATTTGAACTATACTCAAGCTTGGCATGCAAAAGAGGCTGCCCAGAAAGAGCTTCATTTCTTGCATGAAGAGGTATGCAATCAGTTGCCTCGTTTATGTAAAAAAATAATGGAGGCTAATCCTGGTAGTATAACCACATTAGCTGCATCTGTTGATTCGAAGGTGCGTCGTGTATTTGTCTCTTTACATGCCTCTCTTCATGGTTTTGAGCATGGGTGTcgacctcttctttttcttgatagAATTCCTCTAAAAGCAAAT
It includes:
- the LOC120103702 gene encoding uncharacterized protein LOC120103702, with amino-acid sequence MVEGTVIAVCQFGGDFVSNDDGTISYSGGEAHAIDISRDMKFDDLKSELTSMFNIDSSPLSIKYFLPGNQRTLITISSDKDLRRMVDFNMGSITTDLYISSKVDSRAHRNIAADSGTSIVDKVGAVCSVRSERLTAVNGSSKRIVAADSVTLSASSPTVDIVEQQRFVTDDNIEDRATHRSLADSSTPIIIAVDAAENAGPQSAPWDCVITEVGQEFDNVKAFRDELCKYAFVKGFAYKYIKNDNVRVTVKCTVETCPWRIHASGSARKQKFIIKKFNNVHTCGAGSGDDGHQRATRHWLARIVKEKLLDNPQSKPRDIARDIYRDYGINLNYTQAWHAKEAAQKELHFLHEEVCNQLPRLCKKIMEANPGSITTLAASVDSKVRRVFVSLHASLHGFEHGCRPLLFLDRIPLKANNQWKLLGAAAMDGDDGIFPVAFAAVEAETHNSWHWFLVQLKHAVSTSRNITIVSCRQKGLDESVPRVFEDSFHAYSLFHLIEELKAELKKSSYSEQDKRAIVNNFKSAAQTYVVDDFNTCIDRIKNISTDVAEWVMSTKPEHWSNSLFRGSRYDHLSPNIVESLSRWIAVKDESTIVQLIGALHAKIKDVLDSRRQTSSTWAGTLTPSIEQKLQKEIPKARMLLVVCSSDSVFEVHGSSINVVNIASWECTCQRWQLMGLPCLHAIAVFNRVGRSAYDYCSRYFRCESYRLTYSASINPVPDIESISSVAGANSYPPHTQRPPGRRKRKRINPRKTSIRPLHCSRCKEAGHNKATCEAQL